In Agromyces sp. 3263, a single genomic region encodes these proteins:
- a CDS encoding class I SAM-dependent methyltransferase — MGDTTTVPDFAEESVDAAASSAELDGVLWDPISTAAVSRSHPRFDERVLDACCGDGASALPTAELVGIGGLVDAVDDDASRVALARERAGERMPQLRLHVDDVTAWEPTGYDLVQCVLGLERFAELDAATRHLIERARPGGRVAITAWAKGALEPLPELVAAALSEEHGAEAGDRGDGETDDHTGDPGDPGDHDPGDDEPGDHATAIPDTAGTLAHWLTELGLVGVRADAVQRHVDLTPDLAWRLVQGTGMRAMLSGLDEEARADVRERFLAAIAEDDVQRVDLATLIAVGHRPE, encoded by the coding sequence ATGGGGGACACGACGACCGTACCCGATTTCGCTGAGGAGTCCGTCGACGCGGCGGCCTCGTCGGCGGAACTCGATGGGGTGCTCTGGGATCCGATCTCGACCGCGGCCGTCTCACGGTCGCATCCACGCTTCGACGAACGCGTCCTCGACGCGTGCTGCGGCGACGGGGCGTCGGCCCTGCCCACCGCGGAGCTCGTCGGGATCGGCGGCCTCGTCGACGCCGTCGATGACGACGCGTCGCGCGTCGCGCTGGCTCGCGAACGAGCGGGCGAGCGGATGCCGCAGCTGCGGTTGCACGTCGACGACGTCACCGCGTGGGAGCCGACGGGCTACGACCTCGTGCAGTGCGTGCTGGGCCTCGAGCGGTTCGCCGAGCTCGACGCGGCCACGCGGCACCTGATCGAGCGGGCACGTCCCGGCGGGCGGGTGGCGATCACCGCGTGGGCGAAGGGCGCGCTCGAGCCGCTGCCGGAGCTGGTCGCGGCTGCGCTGTCCGAGGAGCATGGCGCCGAGGCGGGCGATCGCGGCGACGGCGAAACGGACGACCACACCGGCGACCCCGGCGACCCCGGCGATCACGACCCCGGCGATGACGAGCCCGGCGACCACGCCACCGCGATCCCCGATACCGCGGGCACCCTCGCGCACTGGCTCACCGAGCTCGGGCTCGTCGGGGTGCGCGCCGACGCGGTGCAGCGCCACGTCGACCTCACGCCCGACCTCGCGTGGAGGCTGGTGCAGGGCACGGGCATGCGCGCCATGCTCTCCGGCCTCGACGAGGAGGCGCGGGCAGACGTGCGCGAGCGATTCCTCGCGGCGATCGCCGAGGACGACGTGCAGCGCGTCGACCTGGCGACGTTGATCGCGGTGGGTCACCGCCCCGAGTGA
- a CDS encoding FKBP-type peptidyl-prolyl cis-trans isomerase — protein sequence MNRALRRAAPVALVSAAALLLAGCAGSTSPEASKTPTAEAAECMDLSSGDLSDGVTVEGDFGTSPTATFTTPLEADELERTVVIEGDGETTKAGDDVNAIVSAYSGTSGEQVFSQPATITAGDDTVFEAFLAGIDCVPTGSRTVTIAPASTLYGDQGNETIGVAPGETLVIVVDVQEPLKPAEWTENVPDVKFGAEGEAPTVTLPDTAPPAEYQLKVLEEGDGDVVQSGDNVTLHYQGTSWDTKQVFDQSYGGDPAQFSTDQVIQGFGAALVGQKVGTKLIVTIPPQYAYGTDSSGGELAGQTLVFLVEIQDTAPATDAK from the coding sequence ATGAACCGTGCCCTGCGCCGCGCCGCGCCCGTCGCGCTGGTCTCCGCCGCCGCCCTGCTCCTCGCGGGCTGTGCAGGCAGCACCAGCCCCGAAGCCTCCAAGACGCCGACCGCAGAGGCGGCCGAATGCATGGACCTGTCGTCGGGCGACCTCAGCGACGGCGTGACGGTCGAGGGTGACTTCGGCACCTCGCCGACCGCCACCTTCACCACGCCGCTCGAGGCCGACGAGCTCGAGCGCACCGTCGTCATCGAGGGCGATGGCGAGACCACGAAGGCGGGCGACGACGTCAACGCCATCGTGAGCGCCTACTCGGGCACCTCGGGCGAGCAGGTCTTCTCGCAGCCCGCCACGATCACCGCCGGCGACGACACCGTATTCGAGGCGTTCCTCGCGGGCATCGACTGCGTGCCGACCGGGTCGCGCACCGTGACCATCGCCCCCGCCTCGACGCTCTACGGCGACCAGGGCAACGAGACCATCGGCGTCGCGCCCGGCGAGACCCTGGTCATCGTCGTCGACGTGCAGGAGCCGCTGAAGCCCGCCGAGTGGACCGAGAACGTGCCCGACGTCAAGTTCGGCGCCGAGGGCGAGGCGCCCACCGTGACGCTGCCCGACACCGCGCCGCCCGCCGAGTACCAGCTGAAGGTGCTCGAGGAGGGTGACGGCGACGTCGTGCAGTCGGGCGACAACGTGACCCTGCACTATCAGGGCACCAGCTGGGACACCAAGCAGGTCTTCGACCAGAGCTACGGCGGCGACCCCGCCCAGTTCTCCACCGACCAGGTCATCCAGGGCTTCGGCGCCGCACTGGTCGGGCAGAAGGTCGGCACCAAGCTGATCGTCACCATCCCGCCGCAGTACGCGTACGGCACGGACTCCTCGGGCGGCGAGCTGGCCGGCCAGACGCTGGTCTTCCTCGTCGAGATCCAGGACACCGCGCCGGCGACCGACGCGAAGTAG
- a CDS encoding sulfurtransferase: MPILISADELARRLEEERAGRADSHTVVLDVRWSLAVPDGRPAFRAGHVPGAVYVDLDHELADHDAIGEGRHPLPSEGAFTAAMRRWGLHEGDTAVVMDDLGNQSAARAWWLLRHAGFADVRMIDGGLAAWVAAGRGLATGDVAPEPGDATAHFGAMPVIDADGAAELPAHGVLLDARAAERYRGEVEPIDPRAGHVPGARSLPTAGNLDADGRFLPPAVLRARFAEVGIVTGTPAAAYCGSGVTAAHEVAALALAGVDAALYAGSWSQWSNQDERPVATGAEPG, encoded by the coding sequence ATGCCAATTCTCATCTCCGCCGACGAGCTCGCCCGACGTCTCGAGGAGGAGCGCGCGGGGCGCGCGGACTCGCACACGGTGGTGCTCGACGTGCGGTGGAGCCTCGCGGTGCCCGACGGGCGCCCGGCGTTCCGCGCCGGGCACGTGCCCGGCGCCGTCTACGTCGACCTCGACCACGAGCTCGCCGACCACGACGCGATCGGGGAGGGGCGGCATCCGCTGCCGTCGGAGGGCGCGTTCACCGCGGCGATGCGGCGCTGGGGCCTCCACGAGGGCGACACCGCCGTGGTCATGGACGACCTCGGCAACCAGTCGGCCGCTCGCGCCTGGTGGCTGCTGCGGCACGCGGGCTTCGCCGACGTGCGGATGATCGACGGCGGCCTCGCCGCCTGGGTCGCGGCGGGGCGTGGGCTCGCCACGGGGGACGTCGCGCCGGAACCCGGCGACGCCACCGCGCACTTCGGTGCGATGCCGGTGATCGACGCCGACGGCGCCGCGGAGTTGCCCGCGCACGGCGTGCTGCTCGACGCCCGGGCTGCCGAGCGCTACCGCGGCGAGGTCGAGCCGATCGATCCGCGCGCCGGCCACGTCCCCGGCGCACGGTCACTTCCGACCGCCGGCAACCTCGACGCCGACGGGCGGTTCCTGCCGCCCGCGGTGCTGCGCGCGCGCTTCGCCGAGGTCGGGATCGTGACCGGCACCCCTGCCGCGGCGTACTGCGGCTCGGGCGTGACCGCCGCACACGAGGTCGCGGCGCTCGCGCTGGCGGGCGTCGACGCGGCGCTCTACGCCGGCTCGTGGAGCCAGTGGTCGAACCAGGACGAGCGGCCCGTCGCGACCGGCGCCGAACCCGGCTGA